From the Archangium lipolyticum genome, the window CACTGCCCACCAGTCCCAGACCCGACAGGTCGGCATTGGCGGAAAAGAGCTGGGTGAAGGTCGCGCCCGTGTGCTCGGTGGGCACCTTGCCGGCCTTGCGCAGTCGGTTCCATTCCGCGCTTCCGTTCTGAAGGAGCTGTTCAATCGTGGGGGCTTTCGGCATGGACCCGAATTTATCGGTGTGGTGAGGTCCGTGCGCCAGTCAAATGATCGAGTTCCGAATCGAGGAAGACAGCGCGGGCATGCGGTTGGACAAGTTCCTCCGCAAGAAGCTCGCGAACGTGCCCACCTCCCACCTCTTCAAGATGATTCGCGTGAAGAAGGTGCGGGTGAACGGGAAGCGGGCCCAACCCGAGCAGCCCCTGGCGGCCGGGGACACCATTTCCATCCGGGGGACGCAGGAGCAACTGCTCGCTCCCGCCAGCCCCGAGGAGCGTAAACCCCCACCCCCTCCCCCCGTGGACCCCAGCGAGCTGGTCATCCTCATGGAGGACGACTGGATGATGGCGGTGGACAAGCCGAGTGGGATGGCCGTCCACACCGGGAGTGGAATCACCGGGGGGACGCTGGTGGACTACGTCCGGGCGCACCTGGGGCCCAAGGCGGTGAGAAACGACTTCGCGGCGAGCCCCGCCCACCGGCTCGACCGGGAGACGAGCGGGGTCATCCTGGTGGCCAAGCGCCGGCCGGCGATGGTCCACTTCACGGAACTCTTCACCAACGGACACCCCCGCAAGAGGTATCTGACACTGGTCAAAGGGAAGATGCCGAAGGATTCAGGCGTCATTAACCTCCCGCTCGCCGAGCACCAGCAGACGGCCGAGTCCAAGGCCCGTCGCGGGGTGAACATGCAGGAGGCCGTGACGCGATGGAAGGTCATCAAGCAGTCGGGCGAGGCAGCCCTCCTCTCCTGCGTCATCGAGACCGGACGCACGCATCAGATAAGAAGGCATCTGGCCGCCATCGGACATCCGGTGGCGGGGGACAAGAAGTACGGTGACTTCGCCTTCAATCGGGAAGTCCGGGCCCGGTGGGGCCTGAAACGTCTGTTCCTGCACGCCGAGTTCATTGAATTTCCCCACCCGGCTCATGGGGGCAAGGTGGCGGTGGAGGCGCGAATGCCCCCGGAGTTGAAGGACGTGTTGAAGCGAGCCGCGCTGGAACCCTCATGAGTATGAATTCCGACAAGACCGATCGCTCCCAGTCGAAGCTGGTGCTCGACGGCGTGCCCCCGAAGCGCCGCTGGTGGGTGCGCCTCTTGAAGTTCGCCGCGTGGGCGACACTGACGGGCGCCACCGCCGCGGCGGTGGCCGTGGTGGGGGTGTACTACCACTTCTCCCAGGGGCTGCCGGAGATCCCCAAGGTGGACCAGTACTGGCCGCCCATCGTCACCGAGGTCTACACCGATGACGCGGTGCTGGCCGGCGAGTTCTACCACCAGCGGCGCAAGGTGGTGCCCTACGAGCGCATCCCCAAGCGGCTGGTGCAGGCCTTCATCGCCAGCGAGGACTCCAGCTTCTTCGACCACCACGGTGTGGACGTGTTGGGCACGGCGCGCGCCGGCTCCAAGACGATCATGAAGAAGCTGGGCCTGGGCGGCAGCATGCAGGGTGGCTCCACGCTGACGCAGCAGACGGCGAAGGCCGTGCTCATCGGCGCCGAGGGCTACGAGAAGGCCACCGCCAAGAACCTCACGCGCAAGATTCGCGAGGCCATCCTCGCCCGGCGCCTGGAGGAGGCGCTGACGAAGGAGGAGATCCTCTACCTCTACCTCAACAACGTCTTCCTCGGGCACCACAGCTACGGCGTGCAGAGCGCGGCGGAGAACTACTACCGCAAGGACGTGCGCGACCTGACGCTGGGGGAGATGACGCTCATCGCGGGCCTGCCCCAGGCGCCCAGCCGCTACTCGCCCTTCCTGCGCCCGGAGGCGGCGAAGAAGCGCCGCTCGTACGTGCTGCGCCGCATGTTCGACGAGGGGATGATCTCCGCGGAGGAGCGCAAGCAGGCCGACGAGGAGCCGGTGCGGGTGTACCCGGTGGAGGACGTCTTCCACGAGTTCGCCCCGTTCTTCACCGAGCAGGTGCGCCGCGACGTGGTGGAGCGCTACACCAACAAGGTGCTGCTCAACGAGGGTCTGAAGATCTTCGCCACCATGGACAGCGAGCGTCAGCGCGGCGCGCAGGAGGCCGTGCTCGACGGGCTGATGTCCATCGACAAGCGGCAGGGCTTCCGCGGGCCGGTGATGCAGCTGGGCACGGAGCAGGAGCGCAAGGCCTTCATCGAGAAGTCCATCAAGGTGATGGGCGACGAGAAGCTCCAGGAGAACAAGCTGTACGTGGGCGTGGTGACGCGGGTGGATCCGGACGGCCAGGGCGCGGATGTGCAGGTGGGTCCGCACAAGGGCCTGCTGCCGCTCTTGGGCATGCGCTGGGCGCGCAAGGTGAACCCCGAGGGCTACTACCCGGGGCTGATGCTCACCTCCGTCAAGCGTGTGCTGACCGTGGGAGACGTGCTCGTGGTGCGCCACGTGGTGCAGAAGGAGCTCACGGACGACAACGTCCAGTTCGACCGCAAGCTGGACAAGGAGATTCCCCAGGGCGTGCCGCTCTTCCGGCTGGAGCAGGAGCCGGAGCTGCAGAGCGCGCTGGTGTCCATCGATCCGCACCGCCAGTACCTCACGGCGATGGTGGGCGGGTACGACTTCGACGCCAACGAGTTCAACCGGGCCTTCCAGGCGTGCCGCCAGCCGGGCAGCTCCTTCAAGCCGCTAGTGTACTCGGCGGCGATGGAGCAGCTGGGGTGGACGGGCGCCACCATCATCGTGGACTCGCCCATCGTCGAGCACGACCCGGAGAGCGGCGTCAGCTGGAAGCCGGACAACTACAGCGAGGAGTTCCAGGGTGACGTGCTGCTGCGCACGGCGCTGGTGAACTCGATGAACATCCCCGCGGTGAAGACGTTCGCGGCGGTGGGCGTGAAGAACATGGCCGCGTGGAGCGAGAAGCTGGGCCTCACCACGCCGATGAACATGGACTTCTCGGCGGCGCTGGGCTCCTCGTGCGTGTACCCGTACGACCTGGCCAACGTGTACGCCACCTTCGACCGCTACGGCCGCAAGAAGCCCACGTACTTCATCCGCAAGGTGGAGGACCGCTTCGGGCGCACGCTGGAGGACCACACGGCGTACGACGACGCCTGGGCGCCGCTGCAGGACCGGGTGGCGGCGGGCTATGCGCGCATGTTCGAGCCGGGCGAGCAGGTGATGAGCCCCGAGACGGGCTTCATCCTCACCTCGCTCTTGCGTGGCGTGGTGCAGGAGGGCACGGGCGGTCCGGCGCAGAAGCTGGGCAAGCCGGCGGCAGGCAAGACGGGAACGACGAACGACTCGTTCGACACGTGGTTCGCCGGCTATACGCGCGACCTGGTGACGGTGACGTGGGTGGGCTACGACAAGAACGAGCACCCGCTGGGCCGCTACGAGACGGGTGGCCGCGCGTCGCTGCCCATCTGGCTGAGCTACATGAAGACGGCGCTGGCGGCCCGGCCCCAGGCCGAGTTCTGGCCGCCCGAGTGGCTGCGCGACGACATGCGGCTGCTGCGCATCGACAAGAAGACGGGGAAGCTCGCCTCGTCGGGGACGAAGGACGCCGTCAACATCTGGTTCAAGAAGGGCACGCAGCCCGAGGACGTGGCCCCGGAGAAGGGCCAGGTGGG encodes:
- a CDS encoding RluA family pseudouridine synthase, with translation MIEFRIEEDSAGMRLDKFLRKKLANVPTSHLFKMIRVKKVRVNGKRAQPEQPLAAGDTISIRGTQEQLLAPASPEERKPPPPPPVDPSELVILMEDDWMMAVDKPSGMAVHTGSGITGGTLVDYVRAHLGPKAVRNDFAASPAHRLDRETSGVILVAKRRPAMVHFTELFTNGHPRKRYLTLVKGKMPKDSGVINLPLAEHQQTAESKARRGVNMQEAVTRWKVIKQSGEAALLSCVIETGRTHQIRRHLAAIGHPVAGDKKYGDFAFNREVRARWGLKRLFLHAEFIEFPHPAHGGKVAVEARMPPELKDVLKRAALEPS
- a CDS encoding penicillin-binding protein 1A, giving the protein MSMNSDKTDRSQSKLVLDGVPPKRRWWVRLLKFAAWATLTGATAAAVAVVGVYYHFSQGLPEIPKVDQYWPPIVTEVYTDDAVLAGEFYHQRRKVVPYERIPKRLVQAFIASEDSSFFDHHGVDVLGTARAGSKTIMKKLGLGGSMQGGSTLTQQTAKAVLIGAEGYEKATAKNLTRKIREAILARRLEEALTKEEILYLYLNNVFLGHHSYGVQSAAENYYRKDVRDLTLGEMTLIAGLPQAPSRYSPFLRPEAAKKRRSYVLRRMFDEGMISAEERKQADEEPVRVYPVEDVFHEFAPFFTEQVRRDVVERYTNKVLLNEGLKIFATMDSERQRGAQEAVLDGLMSIDKRQGFRGPVMQLGTEQERKAFIEKSIKVMGDEKLQENKLYVGVVTRVDPDGQGADVQVGPHKGLLPLLGMRWARKVNPEGYYPGLMLTSVKRVLTVGDVLVVRHVVQKELTDDNVQFDRKLDKEIPQGVPLFRLEQEPELQSALVSIDPHRQYLTAMVGGYDFDANEFNRAFQACRQPGSSFKPLVYSAAMEQLGWTGATIIVDSPIVEHDPESGVSWKPDNYSEEFQGDVLLRTALVNSMNIPAVKTFAAVGVKNMAAWSEKLGLTTPMNMDFSAALGSSCVYPYDLANVYATFDRYGRKKPTYFIRKVEDRFGRTLEDHTAYDDAWAPLQDRVAAGYARMFEPGEQVMSPETGFILTSLLRGVVQEGTGGPAQKLGKPAAGKTGTTNDSFDTWFAGYTRDLVTVTWVGYDKNEHPLGRYETGGRASLPIWLSYMKTALAARPQAEFWPPEWLRDDMRLLRIDKKTGKLASSGTKDAVNIWFKKGTQPEDVAPEKGQVGTQEFLMGAP